A window of the Isosphaera pallida ATCC 43644 genome harbors these coding sequences:
- a CDS encoding ATP-grasp domain-containing protein, whose product MMTISGALGDTEWSGIVVVHEFVTGGGLKGEEAPESWRIEGEAMRRALAREFAAVGPMVRVVTTRDATKRGPRFSGETEGWWDRLLPTATRQRMLECPVGGDGPDERAVLEDWAARPETLGVVIVAPETDGILAERVEWVNRVAPWRWLGASVSAMRQCGDKLAMAARWRSQGVATPPGWVIEAGRSLREWLETTRARGSLALRFPIVVKPLDGAGCWLTRRFATPEAIPEGWAPERCSLVQPWWEGIPASALVLGTRTRGATVLTWGRQRIDLDDQGRLGYRGGVLPWRCRPEGSTEAAIQAATTVVDGLYGLFGVDFLYAELTEGATITMTTKARDDQRGWQWIEINPRPTTSCVALIDLLSRFPGPAARAGDLGRAWLAAVLHDNPAPARRLRDALAGVPPTQAIHFNAAGQEEESEGPANRPTRSWRPRS is encoded by the coding sequence ATGATGACAATCAGCGGCGCACTGGGGGACACCGAATGGTCGGGAATCGTCGTGGTTCACGAATTTGTGACCGGGGGTGGCTTAAAGGGGGAGGAGGCTCCCGAGTCTTGGAGGATTGAAGGGGAGGCGATGCGTCGGGCCCTGGCGCGGGAGTTCGCGGCGGTCGGACCGATGGTGCGGGTGGTGACAACGCGGGACGCGACCAAGCGGGGCCCGCGGTTCTCAGGGGAGACCGAAGGCTGGTGGGATCGGCTTCTCCCAACGGCGACACGCCAACGAATGCTCGAATGTCCGGTGGGGGGCGATGGTCCTGACGAGCGCGCGGTGTTGGAGGATTGGGCGGCGCGTCCCGAGACGCTGGGCGTGGTGATCGTCGCGCCCGAGACCGATGGCATTTTGGCCGAGCGGGTCGAGTGGGTCAATCGCGTCGCGCCTTGGCGTTGGTTGGGCGCATCGGTTTCGGCCATGCGGCAATGCGGCGACAAGCTGGCGATGGCGGCGCGTTGGCGATCCCAAGGGGTAGCGACTCCTCCGGGTTGGGTGATCGAAGCGGGGCGGTCGCTGCGGGAGTGGTTGGAAACAACCAGGGCACGGGGTTCGTTGGCGTTGCGGTTTCCGATCGTGGTCAAGCCGTTGGACGGGGCCGGTTGTTGGTTGACGCGACGCTTTGCCACGCCCGAGGCAATCCCGGAGGGATGGGCACCGGAGCGTTGTTCATTGGTTCAGCCGTGGTGGGAAGGCATCCCGGCTTCGGCTTTGGTGTTGGGAACCCGGACCCGAGGCGCGACGGTGTTGACTTGGGGGCGTCAGAGGATCGACCTCGACGATCAGGGCCGATTGGGGTATCGAGGGGGTGTCTTACCCTGGCGGTGTCGTCCAGAGGGGTCAACCGAAGCAGCGATCCAGGCGGCGACAACGGTGGTGGACGGGTTGTACGGGTTGTTTGGGGTGGATTTCCTCTATGCGGAGTTGACCGAGGGGGCCACAATCACCATGACGACCAAGGCGCGGGACGATCAGAGGGGATGGCAATGGATTGAGATCAATCCCCGGCCCACCACTTCCTGCGTTGCCTTGATCGACTTGCTTTCCCGGTTCCCTGGGCCTGCGGCCCGCGCAGGCGATCTGGGACGGGCTTGGCTGGCCGCGGTTCTTCACGACAATCCCGCGCCGGCGCGACGACTCCGCGACGCTTTGGCGGGGGTTCCTCCCACCCAGGCGATCCATTTCAACGCCGCGGGACAAGAAGAGGAGTCGGAGGGTCCGGCGAACCGTCCGACCCGATCTTGGCGTCCTCGATCCTGA
- a CDS encoding HisA/HisF-related TIM barrel protein translates to MLDVRLGRAVAANGGPRASYAPLVGPDSIGSDPIAWAECLRNLVGHDTLYLADLDAIESPGSPPSPVATRLMAHWLTRGRTLWLDAGWTDASPPLDCDHDRLVVVAGSETLNGPDALARLLAVYGATRIIFSLDLRDATPMTPTDASWTDRLNPQAMLDEALTQGIQRVLLLDLAAVGRGRGVDPPRLALIRHLRQHHPAVGVIVGGGLGQWNDLTRWSQAGADAVLVGSALHRRVRDP, encoded by the coding sequence GTGCTGGATGTGCGCCTGGGCCGCGCAGTAGCGGCGAACGGCGGCCCCCGAGCCAGCTACGCGCCTCTCGTCGGCCCCGACTCCATTGGGTCCGATCCCATCGCCTGGGCCGAATGCCTGCGGAACTTGGTTGGCCACGACACACTTTATCTCGCTGATCTAGACGCGATCGAGTCCCCCGGATCCCCCCCCTCGCCAGTTGCGACCCGCCTGATGGCTCACTGGTTGACGCGCGGGCGGACCCTTTGGCTCGATGCGGGCTGGACCGACGCTTCCCCGCCTCTAGATTGTGACCACGACCGCCTAGTGGTGGTGGCCGGTTCGGAAACTCTCAACGGTCCCGACGCCCTGGCGAGACTGCTCGCCGTTTATGGAGCCACCCGGATTATCTTCAGCCTCGACCTGCGCGACGCAACCCCGATGACCCCAACCGACGCCTCCTGGACCGATCGCCTGAATCCCCAGGCAATGCTGGACGAAGCGCTGACCCAGGGGATTCAGCGCGTCCTGCTGCTGGACCTAGCGGCGGTCGGACGTGGCCGAGGAGTCGATCCCCCACGTCTGGCCCTGATCCGCCACCTTCGCCAACATCATCCCGCGGTGGGAGTCATCGTCGGCGGCGGATTAGGCCAATGGAACGACCTGACGCGCTGGAGCCAAGCGGGAGCCGACGCAGTGCTGGTCGGCTCGGCGCTGCATCGTCGAGTGCGTGATCCCTAG